The Streptomyces sp. NBC_01353 genome contains a region encoding:
- a CDS encoding heme-degrading domain-containing protein — MSATPEIPELEAQESRLTLPHFTYDDAWALGSLLVGLARERRAPVAIDIRRGSQQLFHCALPGSSADNDAWIDRKRRVVERYGESSFLVGARFRAKGTTFEQSSRLDPDRYAAHGGSFPISVEGAGVIGSVTVSGLPQAEDHAMVVEALGRLLEDFRG, encoded by the coding sequence GTGAGCGCCACCCCGGAGATCCCCGAACTGGAGGCCCAGGAATCCCGCCTGACCCTCCCCCACTTCACGTACGACGACGCATGGGCGCTCGGCTCACTCCTCGTCGGCCTGGCGCGCGAGCGCCGGGCGCCCGTCGCGATCGACATCCGGCGTGGCTCGCAGCAGCTCTTCCACTGCGCGCTGCCGGGGTCGAGCGCGGACAACGACGCCTGGATCGACCGCAAGCGGCGGGTCGTCGAGCGGTACGGCGAGAGCTCGTTCCTCGTCGGTGCCCGTTTCCGGGCCAAGGGGACGACGTTCGAGCAGTCCTCGCGCCTCGACCCCGACCGGTACGCCGCCCATGGCGGTTCGTTCCCGATCTCGGTCGAGGGCGCGGGGGTGATCGGCTCGGTCACCGTGTCGGGGCTGCCCCAGGCCGAGGACCACGCGATGGTGGTCGAGGCGCTGGGCCGCCTGCTCGAGGACTTCAGAGGCTAA
- a CDS encoding Gfo/Idh/MocA family oxidoreductase, whose product MTGTDTAPLRVGLVGYGLAGSVFHAPLIAATEGLVLDTVTTGNPERQAQARAAHPGVRVADSPDELWARADELDLIVVASPNKTHVPIATAALEAGLPVVVDKPVAGTAAEARGLAALADERGLLLSVFQNRRWDNDFLTLRALVADGTLGDVQRFESRFERWRPQLKGGWRESGAPEEIGGLLYDLGSHVVDQALVLFGPAVRVYAEADVRRPGAETDDDTFLAITHANGVRSHLYASATTAQLGPRFRVLGSGAGFVKYGLDPQEAALREGLLPTPGTPWGVEPESMWGTLGAGESPLTGGGTPVETLPGDYPAYYAAVAAALRGTGANPVTALEAAATLDVLEAAKRSAREGIAVTL is encoded by the coding sequence ATGACTGGCACCGACACCGCCCCCCTCCGCGTCGGACTCGTCGGCTACGGCCTCGCGGGCTCCGTCTTCCACGCCCCGCTGATCGCCGCCACCGAGGGCCTCGTCCTCGACACGGTCACGACCGGCAACCCGGAGCGCCAGGCGCAGGCGCGCGCCGCCCACCCCGGCGTACGGGTCGCGGACTCCCCCGACGAGCTGTGGGCGCGGGCGGACGAGCTCGATCTGATCGTCGTCGCCTCCCCCAACAAGACGCACGTCCCGATCGCCACCGCCGCACTCGAAGCGGGGCTCCCGGTCGTCGTGGACAAGCCGGTCGCCGGCACCGCCGCCGAGGCGCGCGGGCTCGCCGCGCTCGCCGATGAGCGGGGCCTGCTGCTCTCGGTCTTCCAGAACCGCCGCTGGGACAACGACTTCCTCACCCTGCGCGCGCTCGTCGCGGACGGCACGCTCGGTGACGTGCAGCGCTTCGAGTCGCGGTTCGAGCGCTGGCGTCCGCAGCTCAAGGGCGGCTGGCGCGAGTCCGGGGCGCCGGAGGAGATCGGCGGGCTGCTGTACGACCTCGGCAGCCATGTCGTCGACCAGGCCCTGGTCCTGTTCGGTCCGGCCGTGCGCGTCTACGCGGAAGCGGATGTCCGTCGTCCGGGCGCCGAGACCGACGACGACACGTTCCTCGCGATCACGCACGCGAACGGTGTCCGCTCCCACCTGTACGCGAGCGCCACGACCGCCCAGCTCGGCCCGCGCTTCCGGGTCCTCGGGTCCGGCGCCGGCTTCGTGAAGTACGGACTCGACCCGCAGGAGGCCGCCCTCCGGGAGGGTCTGCTGCCGACGCCCGGCACTCCGTGGGGCGTGGAGCCGGAGTCGATGTGGGGCACCCTCGGCGCGGGCGAGTCCCCGCTGACCGGCGGCGGCACCCCGGTCGAGACGCTGCCGGGCGACTACCCGGCGTACTACGCGGCCGTCGCCGCCGCCCTCCGCGGAACCGGCGCGAACCCGGTCACCGCCCTCGAGGCCGCGGCGACCCTGGACGTCCTGGAGGCCGCGAAGCGCTCCGCCCGCGAGGGAATCGCGGTGACGCTGTGA
- a CDS encoding ROK family transcriptional regulator translates to MGAVGGAGAVGGVGAVGAVGVNLPALRSHNAALVLDLLRTAGEAGISRLELAERTGLTPQAVSKITARLRTEGLAQEAGHRASTGGKPRTVLRLVPSAAYAVGVHLDRDELTTVLVDLAGVRVVVRRAPLDLGAGVDAVFEVVEREVAGLGALGPASPEARGPGAQGPEIPGIAAPHTPALLGVGVAMPGPLDHLTGTPGRVTGYPEWEGVPLRDELARRLGLPVELDKDTNAAALGLALRAPVGDSFAYLHLGTGLGSGLVLGGALHRGARTGAGEFGHQTVQLDGPPCGCGGRGCLEVLCLAAAARGDLPEAARILGIGATNLVRLLDIDRVVLGGRAVNAAPEVFAHGVGAVLAGAGLGTPVAGTATPYAVAEGAAQLILAPIFGK, encoded by the coding sequence ATGGGTGCGGTGGGCGGCGCGGGCGCGGTCGGCGGGGTGGGTGCGGTGGGTGCGGTCGGTGTCAATCTGCCGGCGCTGCGCAGCCACAACGCCGCGCTGGTGCTCGATCTGCTGCGTACGGCGGGGGAGGCCGGGATCAGCCGCCTGGAGCTGGCGGAACGGACCGGGCTCACCCCGCAGGCGGTCAGCAAGATCACGGCGCGGCTGCGGACGGAGGGCCTGGCACAGGAGGCCGGCCACCGCGCCTCGACCGGCGGCAAACCGCGTACCGTCCTGCGGCTGGTCCCCTCGGCGGCGTACGCGGTCGGGGTCCACCTGGACCGCGACGAGCTGACGACCGTCCTGGTGGACCTCGCCGGGGTACGCGTGGTCGTGCGCCGGGCTCCGCTGGACCTGGGCGCGGGCGTGGACGCGGTGTTCGAGGTGGTGGAGCGGGAGGTGGCGGGTCTCGGGGCGCTCGGCCCCGCCTCCCCTGAAGCCCGGGGCCCTGGGGCCCAAGGCCCTGAGATCCCGGGTATCGCCGCCCCCCACACCCCCGCCCTCCTCGGTGTCGGCGTCGCCATGCCCGGGCCGCTCGATCACCTCACCGGGACCCCGGGGCGGGTCACCGGGTACCCGGAGTGGGAGGGCGTCCCGCTGCGGGACGAACTCGCGCGGCGGCTCGGGCTGCCCGTCGAACTCGACAAGGACACCAACGCCGCCGCCCTCGGGCTCGCCCTCCGTGCTCCGGTCGGCGACTCGTTCGCGTACCTCCACCTCGGTACGGGGCTCGGCTCCGGCCTGGTCCTCGGCGGCGCCCTCCACCGAGGAGCGAGGACCGGCGCGGGGGAGTTCGGGCACCAGACCGTCCAGCTCGACGGGCCACCCTGCGGCTGCGGCGGGCGCGGCTGCCTGGAGGTCCTCTGCCTGGCCGCCGCGGCCCGTGGTGACCTCCCCGAGGCGGCCAGGATCCTCGGCATCGGTGCCACGAACCTCGTACGGCTCCTGGACATCGACCGCGTCGTCCTCGGCGGCCGGGCCGTGAACGCGGCGCCCGAGGTCTTCGCGCACGGTGTCGGCGCGGTCCTCGCCGGGGCGGGCCTGGGTACCCCGGTCGCGGGCACCGCCACGCCGTACGCCGTGGCCGAGGGCGCGGCGCAGCTGATCCTCGCTCCGATCTTCGGAAAATAG
- a CDS encoding LPXTG cell wall anchor domain-containing protein, with amino-acid sequence MRLRNALALGVTAATTGTAVLALAVAPSSADPAPGPGPGSGADTGTERAGPGTEHLGSRVERLDTGSERPGLGADLSRGSGLGTGHGLETERSGLGTGHGLGTERSGLGTGHGLETERSGLGTGHGLETERSGLPTGHGLGTERSGLGTGHGLGTERLGPDSGPGLRSAPTPDPATEAQTKPPTCGKATDPVFPLGTRIQGGSGTYVPGADFQSFEVELTNTTAEPCHSIHPVLVLADRDRVLRPAQIRLDFYDSEASRWRPVQFEETDEDENIGVFNGFPGFAVPAGRTVTVRVRLAFREGTAPNEVVANAAIVQRRGDDGDWVGESDDYRLTIAPEGTTGTDTDTDTGTDTGTEPSPSPAPSASAGETVRPPAPARPELALTGPESTTTVAPASGALLLTGGALVAAARRGRRRA; translated from the coding sequence ATGCGACTGCGCAACGCCCTCGCCCTCGGTGTGACCGCGGCGACGACCGGAACCGCCGTCCTCGCGCTCGCCGTCGCCCCGTCCTCGGCGGATCCCGCCCCCGGCCCGGGCCCCGGCTCCGGCGCAGACACCGGAACCGAGCGCGCCGGCCCGGGAACCGAGCACCTCGGTTCCCGAGTCGAGCGGCTCGACACCGGATCCGAGCGCCCTGGCCTCGGGGCCGACTTGAGCCGCGGATCCGGCCTCGGGACCGGGCACGGCCTCGAAACCGAGCGCTCCGGCCTCGGGACCGGGCACGGCCTCGGAACCGAGCGCTCCGGCCTCGGGACCGGGCACGGCCTCGAAACCGAGCGCTCCGGCCTCGGGACCGGGCACGGCCTCGAAACCGAGCGCTCCGGCCTCCCGACCGGCCACGGCCTCGGAACCGAGCGCTCCGGCCTTGGGACCGGGCACGGCCTCGGAACCGAGCGCCTCGGCCCCGATTCCGGCCCCGGCCTCCGCTCCGCCCCCACTCCCGACCCCGCAACCGAGGCCCAGACCAAGCCCCCCACCTGCGGCAAGGCCACCGACCCCGTCTTCCCCCTCGGCACCCGGATCCAAGGCGGTTCCGGCACCTACGTCCCGGGCGCCGACTTTCAATCCTTCGAGGTCGAGCTCACCAACACCACCGCCGAGCCCTGCCACAGCATCCACCCGGTCCTGGTCCTCGCCGACCGTGACCGGGTTCTCCGGCCCGCCCAGATCCGGCTCGACTTCTACGACTCCGAAGCGAGCCGCTGGCGGCCGGTGCAGTTCGAGGAGACGGACGAGGACGAGAACATCGGGGTGTTCAACGGGTTCCCCGGCTTCGCCGTCCCTGCGGGTCGCACGGTCACCGTCCGCGTCCGCCTCGCCTTCCGCGAAGGCACCGCACCCAACGAGGTCGTCGCCAACGCGGCGATCGTGCAGCGTCGGGGGGACGACGGGGACTGGGTCGGCGAGTCCGACGACTACCGCCTGACCATCGCCCCGGAGGGGACGACCGGCACGGACACGGACACGGACACGGGCACGGACACGGGCACGGAGCCGAGCCCGAGCCCCGCCCCCTCGGCTTCGGCCGGCGAAACCGTCCGTCCACCCGCCCCCGCCCGGCCCGAACTCGCCCTCACCGGCCCCGAGTCGACCACCACCGTCGCCCCCGCCTCCGGCGCGCTGCTCCTCACGGGCGGGGCACTGGTCGCCGCCGCCCGCCGGGGGCGACGTCGGGCGTAG
- a CDS encoding GntR family transcriptional regulator — translation MDYPNDQAPGAPIRSGIPEHGRIPKYYAVKAKVASLIDELGEGGLLPTERDLALRYEVSRETVRQALRELLLEGRLRRQGRGTVVAGPKLEQPLSLASYTEGVRRQGRRPGRTLVSLDRFPCPAALAPEIGVQRGEPVWHMERVLLADDERVGLESTYVSEARAPRLDTEFDPDSSFYAYLREKLGITFGDADERIETVLATPREALLIGTPPALPMLLIHRISRDTSGRPLERVRTLYRGDRFSFTAHLGHQG, via the coding sequence GTGGACTACCCGAACGACCAGGCACCTGGCGCCCCCATCCGCTCCGGCATCCCCGAGCACGGCCGAATCCCCAAGTACTACGCGGTGAAGGCCAAAGTCGCCTCGCTGATAGACGAGTTGGGTGAAGGCGGACTCCTGCCCACCGAGCGGGATCTCGCCCTCCGTTACGAGGTCTCCCGGGAGACCGTCCGTCAGGCCCTGCGCGAGCTGCTCCTCGAAGGGCGGCTGCGCCGCCAGGGGCGGGGGACCGTCGTCGCCGGGCCCAAGCTGGAGCAGCCGCTCTCGCTGGCGAGCTACACCGAGGGCGTACGACGGCAAGGGCGCCGCCCCGGCCGCACGCTCGTCTCCCTCGACCGCTTCCCCTGCCCCGCCGCCCTCGCACCCGAGATCGGTGTCCAACGCGGCGAGCCCGTCTGGCACATGGAGCGCGTGCTGCTCGCCGACGACGAGCGGGTCGGCCTGGAGAGCACGTACGTCTCCGAGGCCCGTGCCCCGCGCCTCGACACCGAGTTCGACCCCGACTCCTCCTTCTACGCCTATCTCCGCGAGAAGCTCGGCATCACGTTCGGCGACGCCGACGAGCGCATCGAGACCGTCCTCGCCACCCCGCGCGAGGCCCTGCTGATCGGCACCCCGCCCGCGCTCCCGATGCTGCTGATCCACCGGATCTCCCGGGACACCTCCGGCCGGCCCCTGGAGCGCGTCCGCACCCTCTACCGAGGCGACCGCTTCAGCTTCACCGCCCACCTGGGGCATCAGGGCTGA
- a CDS encoding TIGR03364 family FAD-dependent oxidoreductase — MKVIVVGAGVVGTMHAWHAVERGHEVVHIEREAEARGASLRNFGQIWVSGRAGGEELETALRARELWEGIGARVPGLGFRAIGSLTPVRNELELAVAEAALARPDAAARGYKLLTADEARAVNPALRGAFEAALWCERDAAVEPRTAQLALRKALLATGKYTFLPNREVRDVVGGHAVRDDRGEVHTGDVVVLCTGAALTGLVREIAGEVPVRRVRLQMMQTDPLGEPLTTSVADADSFRYYPAYKSDALDALNAGQAQGPTAAAHKMQLLMVQRLDGGLTIGDTHEYEHPFAFDTLEDPYEHLTRVVESFLGRPLPKIRRRWAGVYAQCTDTSRVVHRQKVREGVWLVTGPGGRGMTCSPAIAETTANELGW, encoded by the coding sequence ATGAAGGTGATCGTCGTAGGAGCCGGCGTGGTGGGAACCATGCACGCCTGGCACGCAGTGGAACGCGGCCATGAGGTCGTACACATCGAGCGCGAGGCCGAGGCGCGCGGAGCCTCCCTCCGTAACTTCGGCCAGATATGGGTGAGCGGGCGCGCGGGCGGCGAGGAGCTCGAGACCGCGCTGCGCGCCCGCGAACTGTGGGAGGGCATCGGCGCCCGCGTCCCCGGACTCGGCTTCCGGGCCATCGGCTCGCTCACCCCCGTGCGCAACGAGCTGGAACTGGCCGTCGCCGAGGCCGCCCTGGCCCGGCCCGACGCGGCGGCACGCGGCTACAAGCTGCTGACCGCCGACGAGGCCCGCGCCGTCAACCCCGCCCTGCGCGGAGCGTTCGAGGCCGCTCTGTGGTGCGAGCGGGACGCCGCGGTCGAGCCACGCACCGCACAACTCGCCCTGCGCAAGGCCCTCCTGGCCACCGGCAAGTACACCTTCCTGCCCAACCGCGAGGTGCGGGACGTCGTCGGTGGGCATGCCGTCCGCGACGACCGCGGTGAGGTCCACACCGGCGACGTCGTCGTCCTCTGCACCGGCGCCGCGCTCACCGGCCTCGTCCGCGAGATCGCCGGCGAGGTCCCGGTCCGCCGCGTGCGGCTGCAGATGATGCAGACCGACCCGCTCGGCGAGCCGCTGACCACCTCCGTCGCCGACGCCGACTCCTTCCGCTACTACCCGGCGTACAAGTCCGACGCTCTGGACGCCCTCAACGCGGGCCAGGCGCAGGGCCCGACCGCCGCCGCGCACAAGATGCAGCTCCTGATGGTCCAGCGCCTCGACGGCGGACTGACCATCGGCGACACCCACGAGTACGAGCACCCCTTCGCCTTCGACACCCTCGAAGACCCCTACGAGCACCTCACCCGCGTCGTGGAGTCCTTCCTCGGCCGCCCGCTGCCGAAGATCCGGCGGCGCTGGGCGGGCGTGTACGCGCAGTGCACCGACACCAGCCGGGTCGTGCACCGCCAGAAGGTCCGCGAAGGCGTGTGGCTGGTGACCGGACCCGGCGGACGCGGCATGACCTGCTCGCCCGCCATCGCCGAGACGACCGCGAACGAACTGGGCTGGTGA
- a CDS encoding phosphonatase-like hydrolase: protein MNTVTENRKHNLVVLDMAGTTVADGGLVEQAFAAAAERLGEDPATMIDYVRATMGESKISVFRHLFGGDETRAQQANLAFEAAYGELVSGGRIAPIPGAAETIAELKGQGRTVVLTTGFARVTQDAILDALGWRDLVELTLCPADAGGRGRPYPDMVLAAFLRTGVVDDVRQIVVAGDTSYDMLSGVRSGAGIVAGVLTGAHDEGALKEHGATHVLTSVADLPGAMARAEADR, encoded by the coding sequence GTGAACACCGTGACCGAGAACCGCAAGCACAACCTCGTCGTACTGGACATGGCCGGCACCACGGTCGCCGACGGCGGCCTCGTCGAGCAGGCCTTCGCGGCCGCCGCCGAGCGACTCGGCGAAGACCCGGCCACGATGATCGACTACGTCCGCGCAACCATGGGCGAGTCCAAGATCTCCGTCTTCCGCCACCTCTTCGGTGGCGACGAGACCCGTGCCCAGCAGGCCAACCTCGCCTTCGAGGCGGCGTACGGGGAGCTGGTCTCCGGCGGCCGGATCGCTCCGATACCCGGCGCGGCCGAGACGATCGCCGAACTGAAGGGCCAGGGCCGGACGGTGGTCCTGACCACCGGGTTCGCCCGGGTCACCCAGGACGCGATCCTCGACGCGCTCGGCTGGCGCGACCTGGTCGAGCTGACCCTCTGCCCGGCGGACGCCGGCGGCCGCGGGCGCCCGTACCCGGACATGGTCCTCGCTGCCTTCCTCCGTACGGGCGTCGTCGACGACGTCCGGCAGATCGTGGTCGCGGGCGACACCTCGTACGACATGCTCAGCGGGGTCCGCTCGGGCGCCGGGATCGTCGCGGGCGTCCTGACGGGCGCGCACGACGAGGGCGCGCTCAAGGAGCACGGCGCGACGCACGTTCTGACCTCGGTGGCGGATCTGCCGGGGGCGATGGCGCGGGCGGAGGCGGACCGGTGA